The following coding sequences lie in one Capnocytophaga stomatis genomic window:
- a CDS encoding Tll0287-like domain-containing protein, whose product MKRIFFITVGLLLVSCNHSRKLTETEIANYLTLGDSIATQTQKVLLMNVSAKMKEGGAVHAVDFCSEKAVFLTDSLSNKHHIQRVSNKNRNPNNAISSELDKKAWDEISTLMGDSSKEKHLILQEGNEVYYYKAIPLGMPTCLACHGNPQAEITPEALQIISQKYPNDKATNYKMGELRGLWKIKINE is encoded by the coding sequence ATGAAACGGATATTTTTTATTACAGTTGGGCTTCTTTTAGTAAGTTGCAACCATTCAAGAAAGCTAACCGAAACTGAGATTGCCAATTATTTGACGTTGGGAGACAGCATTGCCACCCAAACACAGAAAGTTCTGCTAATGAACGTTTCCGCAAAGATGAAGGAAGGTGGTGCCGTTCACGCTGTGGATTTCTGTAGCGAAAAAGCTGTTTTCCTGACAGACTCGCTTTCCAATAAGCATCATATTCAGCGTGTTTCCAACAAAAACCGCAATCCTAATAATGCTATCTCTTCCGAGTTAGACAAAAAAGCTTGGGATGAAATTTCAACTTTAATGGGAGATTCTTCCAAAGAAAAACATTTGATTTTGCAGGAAGGAAACGAGGTTTACTACTATAAAGCCATTCCGCTGGGAATGCCCACTTGCTTGGCTTGTCACGGTAATCCGCAAGCTGAAATCACCCCCGAAGCCTTGCAAATAATATCGCAAAAGTACCCAAACGACAAAGCTACTAACTATAAAATGGGCGAGCTTCGCGGACTTTGGAAAATTAAAATTAACGAATAA
- a CDS encoding SMI1/KNR4 family protein, giving the protein MKKLEALEQEFRFKYPELYKELYKNKMLDSGESSSDWFQLTYPKLKENPPLLLYGQDFELTPIEEIQSVIEEMRDPDDYREINPDYLFVPFGQTGGGDYYCFWYHFPEEIEADQPLIVLLPHDDIELEVLAKNLEDFIFAELCKSICDVYEEGLIMDGSFRENITNMLRTHLPYLSEEKQRIVSELYQREWFTHTFKVSYGKGEDSYQGLITREDLEELLEKEIGFPYRNERYNYERDTDTPPLQLHKIEGILWLYFSPKPEENSPVYELLKQLNWRKDESITDKLAYQRKLSQFTPHTDWATRQKEILEAFLPRLQKLKEFEGFQLIFKDDSNGEIIDLTSYI; this is encoded by the coding sequence ATGAAAAAGTTAGAAGCCTTAGAACAAGAATTTAGGTTTAAATATCCTGAATTATATAAAGAATTATACAAAAATAAAATGCTTGATAGCGGAGAATCCTCGTCTGATTGGTTTCAATTAACCTATCCGAAGTTAAAAGAGAACCCTCCCCTATTGCTTTATGGTCAGGATTTTGAACTAACACCCATAGAAGAAATTCAATCTGTCATCGAAGAGATGCGTGACCCTGATGATTATCGTGAAATAAATCCTGACTATCTGTTTGTACCTTTCGGACAAACGGGTGGAGGTGATTATTATTGCTTTTGGTATCACTTCCCCGAAGAAATTGAAGCAGACCAGCCGCTGATTGTGTTGCTTCCTCACGATGATATTGAGCTTGAAGTATTAGCAAAGAACTTGGAAGACTTTATCTTTGCCGAACTTTGCAAGTCGATTTGTGATGTTTACGAAGAAGGATTAATAATGGACGGTAGTTTCAGAGAGAATATTACTAATATGCTTCGCACGCATTTGCCTTATCTGTCAGAAGAAAAGCAACGTATTGTTTCAGAACTTTATCAGCGGGAATGGTTTACTCATACGTTTAAAGTGAGCTATGGCAAAGGTGAAGATAGCTATCAGGGACTTATCACTCGCGAAGATTTAGAAGAACTTTTGGAGAAAGAAATCGGTTTTCCTTACCGAAACGAAAGGTATAATTATGAAAGAGATACGGACACTCCTCCTCTTCAATTACATAAAATAGAAGGAATTCTATGGCTTTATTTTTCGCCTAAACCTGAGGAAAATTCGCCTGTGTACGAACTTTTAAAGCAACTCAACTGGCGTAAAGATGAAAGTATAACCGATAAGTTAGCCTATCAACGCAAATTAAGTCAGTTTACTCCCCATACGGATTGGGCTACCCGACAAAAGGAAATTTTGGAAGCCTTCTTGCCTCGTCTTCAAAAGCTCAAAGAGTTTGAAGGATTTCAATTAATTTTTAAAGATGATTCTAACGGAGAAATCATTGATTTAACCAGTTATATTTAA
- a CDS encoding DUF2262 domain-containing protein, protein MSISIQDLKKIVETSEYQALIKQLSQEYHIDIYNEMELQLYNIISNQCKFSDLSIDEIHQFFLENQTLVCLYINDKFGKPEKEKGVTYLGFPQTIFLTSAMEILLIEKNKLLDYVKKQRITAPTKCVKEDIASYQRALATSKNEPIPEIFQKKPKEEKVISYVGNKIILGEFKSTDEDDKWQTSAILWEKETEINIIGDYDSKKAIVNYVQWIEDNRETILSFALEYENFLDTFNDWISEEIRKKGKATLYDKTILTEPITEETLIKGIHIEDISVYLEDGSIESAEINLITSPDYFNGHTLVIETDKKKKLSFGGMQG, encoded by the coding sequence ATGAGTATCAGCATTCAAGATTTAAAGAAAATAGTAGAAACCTCGGAATATCAAGCATTAATAAAGCAGTTAAGCCAAGAATATCATATTGATATTTACAATGAAATGGAATTACAATTATACAATATCATCAGTAATCAATGTAAGTTTTCCGACCTTTCAATTGATGAAATTCATCAGTTCTTTTTAGAAAATCAGACTTTAGTTTGCCTTTACATCAACGATAAATTTGGTAAACCCGAAAAAGAAAAAGGAGTAACTTACTTGGGCTTTCCGCAAACAATCTTCTTAACTTCAGCAATGGAGATACTTCTCATTGAAAAAAATAAACTGTTAGATTATGTTAAAAAACAACGAATAACAGCTCCTACAAAATGTGTAAAAGAAGATATTGCATCGTATCAAAGAGCTTTAGCCACAAGTAAAAACGAACCAATTCCTGAAATCTTTCAGAAAAAACCTAAGGAGGAAAAAGTTATTTCTTACGTAGGAAATAAAATAATTTTAGGAGAGTTTAAGTCTACTGACGAAGATGATAAATGGCAAACTTCAGCTATTCTTTGGGAAAAGGAAACTGAAATTAACATCATTGGCGATTATGATTCCAAAAAAGCAATTGTAAATTATGTGCAATGGATAGAAGATAATCGTGAAACTATCCTTAGCTTTGCTTTGGAATATGAAAACTTTTTAGATACTTTCAACGATTGGATTTCGGAAGAAATACGTAAAAAAGGAAAAGCAACCCTTTATGATAAAACTATTTTAACAGAACCAATTACTGAAGAAACACTGATAAAAGGAATTCATATTGAGGATATTTCAGTATATTTGGAAGATGGTTCAATAGAAAGTGCTGAGATAAATCTTATAACTTCTCCTGATTATTTCAATGGACATACCCTTGTAATTGAAACAGACAAAAAGAAAAAATTATCTTTTGGCGGAATGCAAGGATAA
- a CDS encoding HU family DNA-binding protein — MGDGETNLNDLAMYASSVSTVSKADILAVLETVLTKVTHDLSEGKIVRVGEYFTLQMGITGSPSEKEEEVTGAKVKSAHILFRPGKMLSDMIKVATFKKK, encoded by the coding sequence GTGGGAGATGGTGAAACAAACCTCAATGATTTAGCGATGTATGCTTCGTCGGTTTCAACTGTGTCAAAAGCAGATATTTTGGCAGTGCTTGAAACAGTTTTAACAAAAGTAACGCACGATTTGTCCGAAGGGAAAATAGTTCGTGTGGGAGAATACTTTACGCTTCAAATGGGAATTACGGGCTCTCCATCGGAAAAAGAAGAAGAAGTTACGGGGGCCAAAGTGAAGTCTGCTCACATTCTCTTTCGCCCTGGCAAGATGTTATCCGATATGATTAAAGTAGCGACCTTTAAGAAAAAGTAA
- a CDS encoding site-specific integrase — MQTDKFKVLLYLKKSGLDKSGQAPIMGRITYGRTIAQFSCKLSCDPKLWNARESRLNGKSREAVATNGKLERLLLSVQSAYRLLCERGAVFTATDIKEQFQGSMQSQTTFLERYDRMVKEMEQKVGIEIKATTLNSYYTTRKHLQAFICEKYHTTDISFGQIEEDFLECLQHYSVGKLGHSQGHYRKMALAVKKVCRLAYREGLTERQLFAYVEIERGENKQPRALDRASLDKLQALIFEPHEIELETARNLFLFSCFTGVAYCDMVALGRKHLFTDDEGALWLKFRRQKTDTLCRVKLLPEAVHLIEHFQSDERNTLFAPIAYSAYLTQIKALQLRAGISIPLSAHVGRHTFATLITLERGVPIETVSRMLGHSNIQTTERYAHVTPKKLFDEFERFLSFTENLTLTL, encoded by the coding sequence ATGCAAACAGACAAATTCAAGGTGTTGCTCTACCTCAAAAAGAGCGGATTGGACAAATCGGGGCAAGCTCCGATAATGGGGCGTATAACCTATGGGCGAACCATCGCCCAATTCAGTTGTAAACTCTCGTGCGACCCGAAGTTGTGGAATGCTCGTGAGAGCAGGTTGAACGGCAAAAGCCGTGAAGCGGTGGCAACGAATGGCAAGTTGGAACGCTTGCTTCTCTCGGTGCAGTCGGCTTATCGACTCCTTTGCGAGCGAGGTGCAGTCTTTACGGCAACTGACATCAAGGAGCAGTTTCAAGGAAGTATGCAAAGCCAGACAACCTTCTTGGAGCGATACGACCGAATGGTCAAGGAGATGGAGCAAAAGGTGGGTATAGAAATAAAGGCGACGACTTTAAACAGTTACTACACTACTCGTAAGCATCTGCAAGCCTTTATCTGTGAGAAGTACCACACGACAGATATTTCTTTCGGACAGATAGAGGAAGATTTCTTGGAATGCTTGCAACATTATTCTGTTGGGAAGCTGGGGCATTCGCAAGGTCATTATCGTAAGATGGCTTTGGCGGTGAAGAAAGTCTGCCGCTTGGCGTATCGTGAGGGCTTGACAGAGCGACAACTATTCGCTTACGTAGAGATAGAACGAGGAGAGAACAAACAACCTCGTGCGTTGGACAGAGCTTCATTGGATAAGTTGCAAGCCTTGATTTTTGAACCGCATGAAATAGAGTTGGAGACTGCTCGCAATCTCTTTCTCTTTTCTTGCTTTACGGGGGTCGCCTATTGCGATATGGTCGCCCTTGGTCGGAAGCATCTCTTTACGGACGATGAGGGGGCGTTGTGGCTGAAGTTCCGCAGACAAAAGACCGATACGCTTTGTCGTGTAAAGCTCTTGCCTGAAGCCGTACACTTGATAGAGCATTTTCAATCTGACGAACGAAACACGCTCTTTGCTCCCATTGCCTATTCGGCTTATCTTACCCAAATCAAAGCCTTACAACTTCGGGCTGGCATTTCTATTCCCCTTTCGGCACATGTCGGGAGGCACACCTTTGCCACGCTAATAACATTGGAGCGAGGTGTTCCCATCGAGACGGTCAGCCGAATGCTGGGGCATAGCAACATCCAAACGACCGAACGATACGCCCACGTCACCCCGAAAAAGCTCTTCGATGAGTTCGAGCGATTTCTCTCTTTCACCGAAAACTTAACCTTAACTCTATAA
- a CDS encoding site-specific integrase encodes MRSTFKILFYINKNKTKADGTTAILCRITIDGSNVVITTGESIVPHGWCAKRGETTDKKTNQRLKNFREEIEQGYNTLLYKYGAVSAELLKNYLQGIGRNPTTLLALSTEELNAQRESKSKGTYSNNRSSDKQLNAFVRNRGEEDISLTALTIEFFDDYRFHLKKEGYAPATINRHLCWLSRLMYRAVGQGTIRFNPFEGMKYEAVENKPRFLGKGDIVKLLAFPLQDEGAELSRRMFLFSVFTGLAFADLQSLRASQIETNSDGKRYIRKARQKTEVESLTPLHPIAEQILSLYTKEKSKGDYKIFPDTVSKGKLSSHLKTVGLACGIRTPLTWHMARHSFGTLTLEAGIPIESIAKMMGHSSIASTQIYAQITDQKIARDMERLM; translated from the coding sequence ATGCGTAGTACATTCAAAATTCTATTCTATATCAATAAGAATAAAACGAAAGCAGACGGCACAACAGCCATCCTTTGTCGTATTACTATTGATGGTTCAAACGTGGTAATAACCACAGGCGAAAGCATTGTTCCCCACGGTTGGTGTGCGAAGCGAGGAGAAACAACGGACAAGAAAACCAATCAACGCCTGAAAAACTTTCGGGAAGAAATCGAACAAGGTTACAATACTTTGCTCTACAAATATGGAGCAGTGAGTGCCGAGCTTCTGAAGAACTACTTACAAGGCATCGGACGGAATCCAACGACACTTCTTGCCCTTAGTACAGAGGAACTCAATGCCCAAAGAGAAAGCAAGAGTAAGGGAACGTATAGCAACAATCGAAGTTCCGATAAACAGCTCAATGCTTTTGTGCGAAATCGTGGCGAAGAGGATATTTCTCTAACGGCTCTAACGATAGAGTTCTTTGATGATTATCGCTTCCATTTGAAGAAGGAAGGCTATGCCCCTGCAACGATAAACAGGCATTTGTGCTGGTTGAGTCGGTTGATGTATCGAGCCGTTGGTCAAGGGACTATCCGCTTCAATCCATTTGAGGGGATGAAGTATGAAGCCGTGGAGAATAAACCTCGTTTCCTAGGCAAAGGAGATATAGTTAAGCTCTTGGCATTCCCATTGCAAGACGAAGGAGCGGAACTAAGCCGAAGAATGTTTCTTTTCTCCGTCTTTACGGGTTTGGCATTTGCCGACTTACAGAGTTTGAGAGCTTCGCAAATCGAAACGAACAGCGATGGGAAACGATATATCCGCAAGGCACGCCAAAAGACAGAAGTCGAGAGCCTGACACCATTGCATCCGATAGCGGAGCAGATACTTTCTCTCTACACAAAGGAGAAAAGCAAAGGAGACTACAAGATATTCCCCGATACTGTGAGCAAAGGTAAGTTGTCTTCTCACCTTAAAACCGTTGGCTTGGCGTGTGGCATTCGTACTCCGCTGACTTGGCATATGGCAAGACATAGCTTCGGTACGCTGACTTTGGAGGCAGGTATCCCGATAGAAAGCATTGCCAAGATGATGGGACATTCGTCCATTGCCAGCACGCAAATCTATGCTCAAATCACTGACCAAAAGATTGCAAGAGATATGGAGAGGTTGATGTAA